A window of the Butyricimonas faecalis genome harbors these coding sequences:
- a CDS encoding SDR family oxidoreductase, whose product MDKGLFIITGANGGMGKAITRAIAGTGVPVIMACRNVERAAEVRDEIVRETGNGRVELHRLDLASVASIRSFVDGLNGREVRVLVNNAGIMCRDFSTTEDGVETTVGVNYMGTWLLTNWLLPNMGRSGRSRIINTSSVTCKMGKVGDHFFALDPEHYRRFKAYPDSKLAILMFTTELARRLQGRAITVNAVDPGVVNTGMITMHRWYDPLADIFFRPFIKSPERGAMTAILLATSDRYANVSGGFFKSKRQVGLPQSALDVEACRKLWSQTEQFVAELVRSKLKKGENEGR is encoded by the coding sequence ATGGATAAAGGTTTGTTTATCATCACTGGGGCCAATGGCGGCATGGGAAAGGCGATCACGAGAGCGATTGCCGGGACGGGTGTTCCCGTGATTATGGCTTGTCGGAACGTGGAACGGGCGGCAGAAGTAAGGGATGAGATTGTGCGGGAGACGGGAAACGGGCGGGTGGAGTTGCACCGGTTGGATTTGGCGTCGGTCGCTTCAATTCGTTCTTTCGTCGACGGGTTGAATGGACGGGAGGTGCGTGTGTTGGTGAATAACGCGGGGATCATGTGCCGGGATTTTTCGACGACGGAGGATGGGGTGGAGACGACGGTGGGGGTGAATTACATGGGGACTTGGTTGTTGACGAATTGGTTGCTTCCGAATATGGGAAGGAGCGGGAGGTCTCGGATTATTAACACGTCGTCGGTTACCTGTAAGATGGGGAAGGTCGGAGATCATTTCTTTGCATTGGATCCGGAGCATTACCGTCGTTTTAAGGCTTATCCCGATTCTAAGTTGGCGATACTGATGTTCACTACCGAACTGGCCCGACGGTTACAGGGGCGTGCGATTACCGTGAATGCTGTCGATCCGGGCGTGGTGAACACGGGAATGATTACGATGCACAGGTGGTATGATCCTTTGGCGGATATTTTTTTCCGTCCGTTTATTAAATCTCCGGAACGGGGGGCGATGACGGCCATTCTTTTGGCTACTTCCGACCGGTACGCGAATGTATCGGGAGGTTTTTTCAAGAGTAAGCGTCAGGTGGGGTTACCCCAATCGGCTCTTGACGTGGAGGCTTGTCGGAAGTTGTGGTCGCAGACGGAGCAATTCGTGGCCGAGCTTGTACGCTCGAAATTGAAAAAAGGAGAAAATGAAGGTAGGTAA
- a CDS encoding M3 family metallopeptidase, whose product MKKVTYLVCCVGLALQSCQSGQVKNENPFFNTYGTPYEVPPFHLIKNQHYLPAYEEGMKRHQAEIDAIINNPEAPTFKNTIDALETSGELLNKVSSVFGNQQGANTNDSIKAIAKEITPKLTAHWDAINLNDKLFERIKTVYNNKEKENLTPEQLTVLDKYYQGFVRGGANLSPEDKETFKKLNSELSMLSLQFGENLLNETNSFKLVIDNEKDLSGLPENVIATAATAARNASLEGKWVFTLHNPSMIPFLQYADNRDLREKIYKAYINRCNNDNEFDNKEIISKIVSLRVQKAQLLGYDTHAAFVLDNNMAKTPENVYNLCNQIWDAALPIAKKEAKELQDMIRKEGKNFKLQPWDWRYYAEKVKKAKYGLDENELRQYFPLENVREGAFYTANKLYGITFTQRTDLPVPHPDALAFEVKEANGDHIGILYMDFHPRESKRSGAWMNAYRKQSALGKKVTPIITNVCNFTKPTGDIPALLSFDEAQTLFHEFGHALHGLLSQCTYNKVSGTSVPRDFVELPSQIMENWAADPEVLKVYARHYKTGEPIPQELIDKLENSGHFNQGFVTTEFMAAALLDMAYHTRNTTDPVNPNEFEKATLEKIGLIPEITVRYRSPYFQHIFAGGYSSGYYAYTWAEVLDADAFEAFKETGDIFNPEKAKAFRENILSKGASEDAMTLYQKFRGQEPSIDPLLKRKGLK is encoded by the coding sequence ATGAAAAAAGTCACTTACTTAGTTTGTTGCGTAGGACTAGCGCTGCAATCCTGCCAATCAGGGCAAGTGAAGAATGAAAACCCATTTTTCAACACGTATGGAACCCCTTATGAAGTTCCCCCTTTCCACTTGATTAAAAATCAACATTATCTCCCCGCCTACGAAGAAGGGATGAAGCGACACCAAGCGGAAATCGACGCGATTATCAACAATCCGGAAGCACCGACATTTAAAAACACGATCGACGCACTCGAAACTTCCGGCGAACTACTGAACAAAGTATCTTCCGTGTTCGGCAACCAACAAGGAGCGAACACGAACGATTCGATCAAGGCCATTGCCAAAGAGATTACTCCAAAACTCACCGCTCACTGGGACGCGATCAACTTGAATGACAAACTCTTCGAGCGAATCAAAACAGTATACAATAATAAGGAGAAAGAAAACCTGACCCCGGAACAACTAACCGTACTCGACAAATATTACCAAGGCTTCGTTCGGGGTGGAGCAAACCTCTCTCCCGAAGACAAAGAAACATTCAAGAAATTGAATAGCGAACTATCCATGCTCAGCCTGCAATTCGGCGAAAACCTGCTGAACGAAACCAATAGCTTCAAGCTGGTCATCGATAACGAAAAAGATTTATCCGGTCTTCCCGAGAACGTGATCGCCACGGCAGCAACCGCGGCCCGAAATGCCAGTCTGGAAGGGAAATGGGTATTCACCCTTCACAACCCGAGCATGATCCCCTTCCTGCAATACGCCGACAATCGGGATTTAAGAGAAAAAATCTACAAGGCTTACATCAACCGTTGTAACAACGACAACGAATTCGATAACAAAGAAATTATATCCAAGATCGTTTCCCTGCGAGTACAAAAAGCCCAATTGCTCGGCTACGACACCCACGCGGCATTTGTTCTCGACAACAACATGGCCAAAACCCCGGAGAACGTGTACAACCTGTGTAACCAAATCTGGGACGCCGCCCTCCCGATCGCTAAAAAAGAAGCCAAAGAACTTCAAGACATGATTCGGAAAGAAGGCAAAAACTTCAAATTACAACCTTGGGACTGGCGTTATTACGCGGAAAAAGTAAAGAAAGCCAAATACGGGCTGGACGAGAACGAACTTCGTCAATACTTCCCGTTGGAAAACGTCAGAGAAGGAGCTTTCTACACGGCCAATAAATTATATGGAATCACGTTCACGCAACGTACCGACCTTCCCGTTCCCCACCCGGACGCCTTGGCATTCGAGGTGAAAGAAGCAAATGGCGACCACATCGGGATCCTCTACATGGACTTCCACCCGAGAGAAAGCAAACGTTCAGGAGCTTGGATGAACGCTTATCGCAAGCAATCCGCGTTAGGCAAAAAAGTAACCCCGATCATCACGAACGTCTGCAACTTCACCAAACCTACCGGGGACATTCCGGCATTATTGAGCTTCGACGAGGCACAAACCCTTTTCCATGAATTCGGTCATGCCCTTCACGGCCTATTGTCACAATGCACATATAATAAAGTATCAGGAACCTCTGTTCCCCGAGATTTCGTGGAACTCCCGTCCCAAATTATGGAGAACTGGGCTGCCGATCCCGAAGTACTGAAAGTGTACGCCCGTCATTACAAAACGGGAGAACCCATCCCGCAAGAACTTATCGACAAATTGGAGAATAGCGGACATTTCAACCAAGGATTCGTCACCACCGAATTCATGGCAGCGGCCCTACTGGATATGGCTTACCACACGCGTAACACGACCGATCCCGTCAACCCGAATGAATTCGAAAAAGCCACGTTGGAAAAAATCGGCCTTATACCCGAGATTACAGTACGCTATCGCAGCCCCTACTTCCAGCACATATTTGCCGGTGGTTACTCTTCCGGGTATTACGCCTACACGTGGGCAGAAGTACTTGACGCCGACGCGTTCGAAGCATTCAAAGAAACGGGTGACATCTTCAACCCCGAAAAAGCAAAAGCATTCCGGGAAAACATCCTTTCCAAAGGAGCTTCCGAAGACGCCATGACCCTTTACCAAAAATTCAGAGGGCAAGAACCATCTATTGATCCGCTACTAAAACGCAAAGGATTAAAATAA
- the nth gene encoding endonuclease III, translated as MRLEERYDKVLAWFRERMPLADTELQYKDPFQLLVAVILSAQCTDKRVNMVTPALFERFPDAVSMSRASVEEIFELIKSISYPNSKSKHLSAMAKKLVEDFNGVVPDDFELLQTLPGVGRKTANVMEAVAFKRPAMPVDTHVFRVADRIGLVTGAKTPLETEKQLVAHIPAEWLSSAHHWLILHGRYVCMARKPKCEECGIAEWCRYNQKKLS; from the coding sequence ATGCGATTAGAGGAGAGGTACGATAAGGTGTTGGCATGGTTTAGAGAACGTATGCCGTTAGCTGATACGGAGTTGCAGTATAAGGATCCCTTCCAGTTGTTGGTGGCGGTGATTTTATCGGCGCAATGTACGGATAAGCGGGTGAATATGGTGACTCCCGCTTTGTTCGAGCGATTCCCGGATGCCGTGTCCATGTCCCGGGCGAGCGTGGAGGAGATTTTCGAGTTGATTAAATCAATCTCTTACCCGAATAGTAAATCCAAGCATTTGTCGGCGATGGCGAAAAAGTTGGTGGAAGATTTCAATGGGGTTGTCCCGGATGATTTCGAGTTGTTGCAAACGTTACCCGGGGTGGGGCGTAAGACTGCGAATGTGATGGAAGCGGTGGCTTTCAAGCGTCCGGCGATGCCTGTTGACACGCACGTTTTCCGGGTTGCCGATCGTATCGGACTGGTAACGGGTGCCAAGACGCCGTTGGAGACGGAGAAACAACTCGTGGCGCATATTCCTGCCGAATGGTTGTCCTCGGCTCATCATTGGTTGATATTGCACGGACGGTATGTTTGCATGGCAAGAAAACCGAAGTGTGAAGAGTGCGGGATTGCCGAATGGTGTCGATATAATCAAAAAAAGCTGTCTTGA
- a CDS encoding SDR family NAD(P)-dependent oxidoreductase has product MEVQSLSSVHPVAIVTGASSGIGLEYARELCARGYDVVMVSNEEERLTRCAGELSRTYEVQTWPLYMDLSLPDAAEHLHGFCVALGLQVEVLVNNAGIFRYDHVVNLSVGVVRTMLMLHVNTVVLLCRYFGEDMRRRGKGYILNMSSMSAWFSYPDISLYASTKCFLKSFSRAFRLEMLDYGVNVTTVCPGAVATNLYKLPLHLQRLAVRIGVMMKPETLAHRAINGMFRRRAQMIPGVINYFFIGFMLLWPYGLVRWTMKKVKKAIGNERIH; this is encoded by the coding sequence ATGGAAGTACAGAGTTTGTCTAGCGTTCATCCGGTTGCCATTGTGACAGGAGCCAGTTCGGGAATCGGGTTGGAGTACGCCCGGGAGTTATGTGCCCGGGGGTATGATGTCGTGATGGTCAGCAACGAGGAGGAGCGCCTCACGCGATGTGCCGGGGAGTTGTCGCGCACGTACGAGGTGCAGACGTGGCCTCTTTACATGGATTTGTCGCTGCCGGATGCGGCGGAGCATTTGCACGGTTTCTGCGTGGCGTTAGGTTTGCAGGTGGAGGTGCTGGTGAATAATGCCGGTATTTTCCGGTACGATCATGTGGTGAATCTTTCCGTGGGGGTTGTGCGGACCATGTTGATGTTGCACGTGAATACGGTCGTGCTGCTTTGTCGTTATTTTGGCGAGGATATGAGAAGACGGGGAAAAGGGTATATCCTCAATATGTCTTCCATGTCGGCTTGGTTTTCTTATCCGGACATATCGTTATACGCTTCCACGAAGTGTTTTTTGAAGAGTTTTTCCCGAGCTTTTCGTTTGGAGATGCTTGATTACGGGGTGAACGTTACCACGGTTTGTCCGGGTGCGGTTGCTACCAATTTATATAAATTGCCCCTTCATTTGCAGCGGTTGGCCGTGCGAATCGGCGTGATGATGAAACCGGAAACGCTTGCCCACCGGGCGATTAACGGGATGTTTCGTCGCCGTGCCCAAATGATTCCCGGGGTAATTAATTACTTTTTTATCGGCTTCATGTTACTTTGGCCTTACGGGCTAGTGAGGTGGACGATGAAGAAGGTGAAAAAGGCAATTGGGAATGAAAGAATCCATTAA
- a CDS encoding NADH:flavin oxidoreductase: MTRESKLFTPLTIGPLTLRNRTIRAAAFEGMCPGNAPSEMLHDYHLSVARGGIGMTTIAYAAVVRSGLSFPHQLWLRPEILPALRQITDDIHAAGAAASIQIGHCGNMSHKGICGCTPISASSGFNIYSPTLVRGMKKEEIAEMAKAFGQAVNMAREAGFDAVEVHAGHGYLISQFLSPYTNHRKDEFGGSLENRMRFMRMVMAEVMAAAGDDMAVLVKMNTRDGFRGGMEVPECIEVAKALEAAGAHALILSGGFVSRAPMYVMRGAMPIRSLTYYMKQFWLPIGVRLAGHMMIPTVPFKEAYFFEDALKFREAVKLPLVYVGGLLSREKIDMVLDAGFDGVSMARALLNEPDFVNRMAREENARNACEHTNYCIARMYSREMACHKHIPDLPKRLLKELEAEAKKN, encoded by the coding sequence ATGACACGAGAATCCAAGTTATTCACGCCATTGACAATCGGACCGCTGACTTTGCGCAACCGGACGATACGGGCAGCGGCATTTGAGGGTATGTGTCCGGGGAATGCACCTTCGGAAATGTTACATGATTATCATCTTTCGGTGGCCCGGGGAGGCATCGGGATGACGACGATCGCTTACGCGGCGGTTGTTCGTAGCGGTTTGTCGTTTCCCCATCAATTGTGGTTGAGGCCGGAGATTCTTCCGGCGTTGCGACAGATCACGGATGATATCCATGCAGCGGGTGCGGCCGCGTCCATACAGATCGGGCATTGCGGTAATATGTCGCATAAGGGTATCTGTGGTTGCACGCCCATATCTGCTTCGAGCGGTTTTAATATCTATTCGCCGACGTTGGTGCGAGGGATGAAGAAGGAGGAGATCGCGGAGATGGCAAAGGCGTTCGGGCAAGCCGTGAATATGGCCAGGGAAGCGGGTTTTGATGCCGTGGAGGTTCATGCCGGACACGGGTATCTGATCAGCCAGTTTCTTTCGCCTTACACGAACCATCGGAAAGACGAGTTCGGGGGATCGCTGGAGAACAGGATGCGGTTTATGCGTATGGTGATGGCGGAAGTGATGGCGGCGGCGGGGGATGATATGGCCGTGTTGGTGAAGATGAATACCCGGGATGGGTTCCGGGGTGGGATGGAGGTGCCGGAATGTATCGAGGTGGCCAAGGCGCTGGAGGCGGCAGGGGCTCATGCCTTGATTTTGAGTGGCGGTTTTGTCAGCCGGGCACCGATGTACGTGATGAGGGGGGCTATGCCTATCCGCAGTTTGACGTATTACATGAAACAGTTCTGGTTACCGATCGGCGTGCGGCTTGCCGGGCATATGATGATCCCGACGGTACCGTTTAAGGAGGCTTATTTTTTCGAGGATGCCTTGAAGTTCCGGGAAGCGGTGAAGTTGCCCCTCGTGTACGTGGGAGGTTTGCTTTCTCGGGAAAAGATCGATATGGTGTTGGATGCCGGGTTTGATGGGGTTTCGATGGCTCGCGCCTTGTTGAATGAACCGGATTTCGTGAACCGGATGGCACGGGAGGAGAATGCCCGGAATGCTTGCGAACACACGAATTATTGCATTGCCCGTATGTATTCCCGGGAGATGGCTTGTCATAAGCATATTCCGGATTTACCCAAGAGGTTGTTGAAGGAATTGGAGGCGGAAGCAAAGAAAAATTGA